In the genome of Apostichopus japonicus isolate 1M-3 chromosome 15, ASM3797524v1, whole genome shotgun sequence, one region contains:
- the LOC139981438 gene encoding uncharacterized protein, protein MALLQGWPGRVGRRKLRHIWKRNKQMRLLFMTEWEPLTISRNPMGSVNFLESLAKVVKPYPRPPRLREKMITSSSSDSISSETSLYQSKETQMLSTSGRAYSDLGHEVDAGKGLKTIVLDTDTSWIDFCSACGKQDALEYYHVDGSYKLCSPKCLREYVQRRKYILKTTQESIFSRKSASHLEKACWKESNDCMENNQVNEVRMREKEKSRFQKLKDTKAKWKSFLCSSVPANSKTNHENKDGNNFVAKKSISSPKKLNRVVTGSRCSFHGSNVSKKNAVDPCNCGGKTEKTCFTTQNNTVPPKQTISCFNVDKSDSKHPLKSDDQLLLSAKYDATSPSLEKSRKHAVKSALHPLNKTNVPENTGTKHKGSGSRSDTEGKLEPIGEKVKKPRLLIPLRIAFKSKKHQDKKMFS, encoded by the exons ATGGCATTGCTTCAAGGATGGCCCGGTAGAGTTGGTAGAAGAAAATTGCGTCATATTTGG AAAAGGAATAAACAAATGAGATTGCTTTTCATGACAG AATGGGAACCTTTAACTATTTCTCGAAATCCAATGGGTTCAGTCAACTTCCTTGAGAGTTTGGCAAAAGTGGTGAAGCCGTATCCAAGACCACCG AGATTGAGAGAGAAGATGATAACATCCTCATCCTCAGATAGCATCTCATCTGAAACATCTCTTTACCAATCAAAAGAGACACAGATGTTATCTACATCAGGGAGGGCATACTCTGACCTTGGACATGAAGTTGATGCCGGTAAAGGCCTGAAGACGATTGTATTAGACACGGACACGTCATGGATAG aCTTTTGTTCAGCTTGTGGCAAACAAGACGCCTTGGAGTATTACCACGTTGATGGAAGTTACAAACTTTGCAGTCCTAAATGTCTTCGTGAGTACGTCCAACGACGGAAATACATTCTAAAGACTACTCAGGAAAGTATCTTCTCCCGAAAAAGTGCTTCTCATCTCGAAAAG GCATGTTGGAAAGAAAGTAACGACTGCATGGAAAACAATCAAGTGAACGAGGTACGCATGcgtgaaaaagagaaaagtagGTTTCAAAAGCTTAAAGATACCAAGGCGAAGTGGAAGTCATTCTTGTGCTCATCGGTTCCCGCGAACTCAAAGACTAATCATGAAAACAAAGACGGTAACAATTTCGTTGCAAAGAAGTCAATTTCTTCACCGAAGAAACTAAACCGCGTTGTCACGGGTTCACGGTGTAGTTTCCATGGTTCGAACGTTTCCAAGAAGAACGCAGTTGACCCATGCAATTGTGGAGGAAAGACGGAGAAAACATGTTTTACCACACAAAACAATACAGTACCACCGAAGCAAACAATATCATGTTTCAATGTTGACAAGAGTGACTCGAAACACCCACTGAAATCAGATGATCAATTGCTATTGTCAGCAAAATATGATGCAACATCACCAAGCTTAGAGAAAAGTAGAAAACATGCCGTTAAAAGTGCATTACACCCTCTTAACAAGACAAATGTGCCGGAAAATACAGGCACAAAGCACAAAGGAAGTGGGTCGCGTTCTGACACTGAAGGGAAATTAGAACCAATCGGGGAGAAAGTGAAGAAACCACGACTGCTTATTCCTTTAAGAATTGCCTTTAAATCTAAAAAACATCaagataaaaaaatgttttcatga